AAAGGCATAGATTTTGGAATACTTACATGAGCCGTGAAGTACAATCTAAAAGGAGTGATAAAAAAATAATTAACTTTCCAATACTTAGTTCTCAAGATATTGACTATGAGTATGTATATGCATATCTTAAGGATTGGGTATCAAAGAAATATAGAGCTGGTCATGGAATTATAATTAATAGAGTTGGTGATAATTATGAATGTGAAACAATCCAAGGTGCTTTGATGAGTAATATTTTGGATATGATTTTTGAGGATTATAAGGAATTATTGCTTGATAGTTTGGAAAGGGAGTCTGTTGATAGTAAGGGTAAGGTTGGTGGCATTGAACCTGTTGATGTGTTAGAGGGTAAAAGGGAAGTACCTTTTGAAAGGTTACAAGGCAAGCAAAGTAAAGGATTTAAGAAGGGTAAGATAACAATTGCATAGAGTTGATATTATGATTTAAGTGAATTACTTACTTAAAAAAGAGTAAATAATTCCAATTAAAGTTAAAAAAATACCTGTACATAGGGTAATAATGGTTCCAAACATCCAATTATGTAATTTTAATGTACTTTCAAGTTTAATTTTGTTTTCGTCAATTTTATTGTCAAGGTCTTTAATATCAGATTTTAGTTCATTTCTAACGTTATCAATTTTATTATCAAGGTCTTTAATATCAGATTTTAGTTCATTTCTAACGTTATCAATTTTATTATCAAGGTCTTTAATATCAGATTTTAGTTCATTTCTAACGTTATCAATTTTATTATCAAGGTCTTTAATATCAGATTTTAGTTCATTTCTAACGTTATCAATTTTGTTATTTAAGTTATTCTCAACAATATTAATTTTGTTATCGAGCTCATTAAATTTGTTATCAATTTTATTGTCA
The sequence above is a segment of the Borrelia coriaceae genome. Coding sequences within it:
- the bdr gene encoding Bdr family repetitive protein; the protein is MGLPQTIGITRQMVLNELIKAGINRDIADDLSYRYYHNELTFKDLELIKMELKADIKDLDNKIDNKFNELDNKINIVENNLNNKIDNVRNELKSDIKDLDNKIDNVRNELKSDIKDLDNKIDNVRNELKSDIKDLDNKIDNVRNELKSDIKDLDNKIDENKIKLESTLKLHNWMFGTIITLCTGIFLTLIGIIYSFLSK